In bacterium, a genomic segment contains:
- a CDS encoding cation diffusion facilitator family transporter, whose amino-acid sequence MNIKSKAAGISIISNTFLIISKLLVGLFTNSVSIISEAVHSLMDLLAAIIAFFSVKKSAEPADADHQYGHGKYEEASGFAEGALILIAAVYIIYESVEKLMSWKIDYIDSVAGIVVMALSVIINIFVSKNLFKVAKETDSIALLADAEHLRTDVMTSAGVLVGLILIKFTGIKILDPIVAILVALLILKAGFELCSASLNNLLDSSLPEEDIEKIKEVLTEYSFDKITSYDKLKTRKSGAEKLIEFTLIMPKDINLNESHRLCDEIEADLKINIFNAFITIHTEPCDSECAVCNLKHCDNFAYS is encoded by the coding sequence ATGAATATAAAATCAAAAGCAGCCGGCATATCAATTATTTCAAATACTTTTTTGATTATATCTAAGCTCTTAGTTGGATTGTTTACAAACAGCGTAAGTATTATTTCAGAAGCAGTACATTCACTTATGGATCTTTTGGCTGCAATAATAGCTTTCTTTTCTGTTAAAAAATCAGCCGAACCCGCTGATGCCGATCACCAATACGGACATGGGAAATACGAAGAGGCCTCCGGTTTTGCAGAAGGGGCTTTAATCCTTATTGCGGCCGTTTATATTATATATGAGTCTGTTGAAAAACTTATGAGTTGGAAAATCGACTATATAGATTCTGTTGCAGGCATAGTAGTTATGGCTTTGTCGGTAATAATAAATATTTTTGTAAGCAAAAATTTGTTTAAAGTTGCAAAAGAAACTGATTCAATTGCATTGCTTGCCGATGCGGAACATTTAAGAACTGATGTAATGACATCAGCAGGTGTTTTAGTCGGATTAATTTTGATAAAATTCACCGGTATTAAAATATTAGACCCGATAGTGGCTATTTTAGTTGCCCTGTTGATACTCAAAGCAGGTTTTGAATTATGTTCAGCTTCTTTAAATAATTTGTTGGATTCTTCTTTGCCGGAAGAAGATATTGAAAAAATAAAAGAAGTTTTAACCGAATATTCTTTTGATAAAATTACCTCTTACGACAAATTAAAAACAAGAAAATCCGGAGCTGAAAAATTAATCGAATTTACTTTAATTATGCCGAAAGACATTAACTTAAATGAGAGCCATCGTTTATGCGATGAAATTGAAGCTGATTTAAAGATTAATATTTTTAATGCTTTTATTACAATACATACGGAACCCTGCGACAGCGAATGTGCAGTTTGCAACTTAAAACATTGCGATAATTTTGCCTACAGCTAA
- a CDS encoding metalloregulator ArsR/SmtB family transcription factor has protein sequence MPKKQINKVIKSIGDFFDVLSHPDRIQIIGLLKDKEMDVNEIHEALDISQSRTSQHLKLLKFNDIVEERKEGKHVFYKLKNKNISKVMQTALQFQMLTYSAEPETIHMISDLLMAWHI, from the coding sequence ATGCCTAAAAAACAAATTAATAAAGTCATTAAATCAATTGGTGATTTCTTTGATGTATTGTCGCATCCTGACAGAATACAAATTATCGGCTTGCTAAAAGACAAAGAAATGGATGTTAATGAAATACATGAGGCATTGGATATAAGCCAGTCAAGGACATCTCAACATCTTAAACTGCTTAAGTTCAATGATATTGTAGAAGAGAGAAAAGAAGGAAAACACGTTTTTTACAAGTTAAAGAATAAGAATATTTCAAAGGTAATGCAAACTGCTCTTCAGTTCCAAATGCTTACTTATTCCGCAGAACCGGAAACAATTCATATGATTAGTGATTTATTAATGGCCTGGCATATTTAA